DNA from Rosa rugosa chromosome 6, drRosRugo1.1, whole genome shotgun sequence:
AGAGGAGAGGTGGTTATGGGGATTTAAGGGAAGGCTTTAGCTTGTATTTGAATGTTTAGAAAGTGAGGGAATGTAATTAAGAGAGAGATGAAGTTTGACTGagagaaaatcaaatcaaaatcctAGTGGagttgattttcttcatgaagaCCAGTCTTTGGTCATAGGAATTGGAAGGGGTTGTGAGATTTCATAGAGTAGTAAGAGGTCCAATTGCTGACCAAttcagcccccccccccccccccccccccctctctgtctctctctcttaaaAACTAGAGCTCCAATCAAAGCTACGTACACGCTACACATATGCAAAGATCAACAAGATTTCTGTATCTCGCTTTTTTATTTTAagcaagcaaaagaagaaagtCAGCGAGATAGAGGCGGAGGAGGCCAAGAATCTTCAAACTCAGTTCCGCGTTATTACTACTAAGTACTATATATCCTCTACCAAATTTTATAGGGAGAAAGTGATGGCGTCACCCTAAAACCTTTGCTTACGTTCACGGCAGAAACTTGGGTTGGCTCTGCCCAAAACCCAATAATGAAAAACATGATCATTAATCGGTAATACAAAGAGTATTCGGTAGTATTTCATTTTCTAACGCGTAGAGACTCGAGCTTGGCTAAGGCgtcttgaaacttgaaagtgGAAACATGCCGATATATGCATGCATGGTGCTTCGTTTATGATTTGAACATGTTTGAACTCTTATGGTCTCAGTTCTAACTTCTAAATAATAAGGTTCACAACAAACAAACCCACTCAGTTTTCTCAAAGTTAAAGCATATTTGAGAACTAATTGGGGCAGATAGAACCTAGATTCATGGGATATATTAGTCGATCGAGTTGAATTAACAAAGACCAAGTAGATTCTATCAATTAGTATATGTACGTTTTCTATGAGGTTTTGGTCTGATACATACATAAGCTACTCTCTGACGACATTATTTTAAGGTTTTGGAACCCTCATCCTCAGTCCAAGTCCTCCGAAATGAATTAACTATTTCCAACTAATTGGTAACGGGTAAAAAGAAACCCTAAAATATAAGGCCCCCGTCCCTTTCTTTTGTTAAAATAGCAAGAAGCTGTGAAGAAACTATGTATCGTGCATACGGCCCCGTTAGCCTTGCTTACATGGGCGTGGGTACTTGCATGACTAAAGACATAATTAGCCTCTCTTACATGGACGTATGTGATATCATTACCCTCGCTTTAATGATCATTGACGTGTACATCCTTAACCTCGTTCTTATGGGTGAGAGCAAGCATGTCAGTGTAGACATCGTTAGTTTCGCTTCCATGAACATGGGCTAACTTTTTAGATAGTTAAAAATCCAGCTGAGTATTATTTTGACATGATGATATAATTTGAGGGTGGCAATCTAGTTAAATAAACAGAAAACATAAGACCTTAAACAATTGTTTATCTCGGTATGTAATCCAATGAGGGTCTAGATTTTTCCTCAGTTGATAGggacaaagatcaaaactacccTATGGTCCTGATCGGTCTTAATAAACTCtgttatatatatgagagtgattTACCATACTTAACTACGAACAGAAAACTCGGTCTTAATAAACTTTGTTAATTTGGAccagttcaaagttcaaactaagTCGTTAACTTTCCATGTGGAAAGTGAAATAGCAAACTGGGACAATGGAAAAAAATTTCAAGGTAATGTAACAGCTGCaacatactatatatatatatataaccttcTAGATGATATTGATATGTTGTTCTTGTCCATTCTACATAGTCAGTCCCAGTGGTTGACCGGCCGCGTGGAATTGAAACAAATAGCACGTACCAGTGGTCACAACATTGATCATTCTCCTTTCCTCCGACCAAATCAAAGAAATGATTTCTTTTCTAATTTGGAGACAGACAATAAGAACATTAATTGCTGGTTTGAGGGATTAATTAGAAGTCATTTGCACTAATACGTTTACATGATATATTGAAGTTTGTTCTCGTCAAAGTACTTCCTGGTTATGTTATGTGTCCAAATTAACTTGAAATTTTGAGACCCATATGACCATATGTATTACAACAAACTAAGGCATAAAAGAGATGGTACGAGTGTTTTCAAACATTGAATGTACGTAATATAAGACAACACTGCAGTTGTAATCACCCTCATATCTCATCCACTTAATTACAAATCAATTGCACTTATATATACCTTACTTTGACTTGATAATTCGATCcgttttaaaattgaaatttgctCAGTCTCCCTCATACCTAATTCTAATCTTGCTATTAAAGATGCAAATGAGAAGTAACTAATTTCTACCAAATTGACTTTGTACAAAATAAGCTCTATTTACAcagaaccactgcaagtggccttaGTGGTTCTTgactagttgggtgtgctcctcaacctaggttcgaactccgaagctgtcaaagtggccagacactgtgctgcaatgcacagttggagcatttcacatgcgccgaaggggtttatcttgggcctaggaagcattTGGGTTCCCcgtgacaaagtaaaaaaaaaaaaaaaaaaaaaaaaaaaaaaaaaaaactctatttACACAGAAGAATGAGTAAATATAGAGAGTTCATGATTCTAATATAGAATTCACTTCATTCTCATTCAATATCTTCATATACACAATTAATGTAATGTAAATTTAATAGCTGCTTATATCAGCCGGATCTTTAGttgtagtttttatttttgatattaAAAGGGAAGTGTTAGTAAACATAGAAGACTATAAgaaattattctcatcaatgaAATTATTCTTGATCCAACTAATGACATCTTTTTTTTCCTATAATATGAGACGTTCTCGATCTTGGCAATCTCGGCCACCAGGCCTTGCAAGTGTTGGACTCTCAACAGGCTAGGTGACGCAACCAAAATCAAGCCCAATTCTTAATCTTGGGCCTGTCATACCAGTCAAGTTTGGGCCATTTCTATATTCTATCAGTTGGCCCATTCAAAAACCTAACTTTGAAAATATTAAAAGTAGCACCCAAATTaacctaaaaacaaagaaacaaagaaacaaggTGACAAACATGCAGAAAAATTTTCAGTTTCAACCACCCCAGTAATTaggttataaaaaaaaaattataaggattaaattttttttttaaagaaaaattataagGATTAATTACCGaggagttttaaatacacacccctattTTCTTAATACACACCCTACACTCAATACACCAtctatttaatttttcattctaatattaGACTAGATACACCACCCAAATgacctaaaatacccttaatctctaaaaccatgaaatatcaTATTATTTGACTTTATTAAGATtattatttaatatgattattatatattagtatattgagatttcataattttcttttacatattttcttctattttttgctGGAAATTTTGGCCTATCCCAACTCCATTACGACATCAATCAATTGGaatttgaaaatataaaatttcgAACATTTGCAAGTCCTTCAAAATTTAAACTTTCAATATAGTCTGCAAAATTTACACTTTCATGCACTACATGTTCAATATGTTACGCAAgatgaaaactaaaaactgataggaaaaaaaaaacccaaatgcTTTGCTTTATTACTCTACTCACTCTCACAACTTACTGGCTACCACCTCCAAAACGACGGTGGATCTCAATGAAATAGCTCTCGAGATTACGTTGAATTATATTCAATACAAGATGAAGAATACATATCTCAATTGAAGATTGTTGAACGAGGTCTTCAAATTCATGTCCATAGTCGAAATTCAGGTGATGAAATGCGGAGAAGAAAGATGTATTGCAACGTATAAGGTTTAGAAAAAGAGACATAGAAATGCgcgattcaattttttttcttcttctaatatatagatgtctattttggtcatttaacctatttataaaatctaatttgaaatataaaataaaagagatgtgtattaagtagttaggagtgtgtatttaaaacttctcttaattacctaaaaaaaaaaaaaatggaaaaaatggaaatgaagaagaagaaaaagaaaatgtaatattttttttttcaaacttaATGGCTGTTATTGAGCAACGTAACCTCCACACTCAGCTAGGTCCCAATAACACAAATGCCACGTGTCAAAAACATAGTCCACTCGTTTACCAAAAATCCTCCCGTCCAAGAAGAAACCTCCACGCCGCACCTTCACACAGACTCTTCTCTGTTCGAGCACCACCCACGTCACCCTCCCTTACTCCAAAACCAGTCCTCTACAGTCTACGTGGGCAACTCCTCCCCGTCGGATCAACATACCAACAGTACGGACCGTCCGTATTTCGGAGTTTATTGTGGTCACCGTAATTCCCATATTTACGTGCCTTGTATTAAAGTCCCAAACTTTTGTGTACCAAAACAAAATAAGGAATCGAACTTTCATTTTCCTAGTCCCAGATTCTTCGAGATTTTCTTGGCGTCTGATCGAGCAGTTGGACATTGGTTAAGGTATGATTCTCTGCAACCGAGCTCTTGTTTGACATGAAGAAAGTCAGTTACGTTCTTGAACTTGTTCTTGATGAATGAATCAATAATGATCAGTAATGTTCTGAATGTTTGGTTTCTGTTACTGTAAGATTGTTATGTATTGTGTAGTTTGAATTATGAAGGATCTAAAGGGTTTTGAGGGTTTATGGTGGTGAAGACAATGAGAGTTTGGTTAACTGGGAGGTTTTGTATTGATCTGAACTTATATGAGTTGTGATTTAGAGTTTTGATGATcagataataataaaaaatgaagATTTAATTTCTAAGCTGTGTGTTTTTGAAGTATCTATAGTGTTGTTGGACAAGGTTGAGCTTAAATGGGTGCATTTCTTTATGTTTTGTTGCAGAGTTTGTGTATAAATAAAGCTCTTGTTTAGCAATTAGAACTTTGCTGTGGGAATTGGCATGGGAGTTGTGACAGTTTCTAGCTCAGTTTCTAGGACTCCGTTAGGATTGAGCCCAAAATTGGCATCAAGTCAGAGATCAACGTTGAGAAAGCCATTGATTGTTGCCTTTAGAACAGATAAATCCAATAAGAACGCATTGGTTGCGCCTCAGGAGAAAGTACCTTTGCCAATAGAAACACGAAAGAAGGTCCAAAAACTAGGGAAAACTCGAAAGCTCCCCGAAAGTGTAAAAGCTGCATTGATAGAGGAGGCTCCTACTTGTAATTTGGAACTGGATTACAATGAAGCTGCTGCCAAGCTGGAAAACCTGTACAAGCGCAGCCCCGAGACTGAAGCTTCGGATTTGGAAAATGTAGATGGATTGATGATCAAGAGAAGTCGcaaaaggaggaagaagatcaGTGAAGTTGATGACAAAGTAGAGAAGACAAAAAGCGATGACATTGTGGTTGGGAGCAGGACAAAGAAGGCTAAAAGATTGAGTCTTGATAAAAGGGTTGCGTTGAAATGGAATAAGGACGAGAAAGTGGCTGCTCCAGTAGTTCGAAAGAGAAAAGATAGAAAGAGTGAGAATCAGATGATTGAGGAGCTTGTAAGGGAGTATTCGGCTTCAACTGATCTCGTCAGTTTCGACTGGAAAAAGATGAGGATTCCTCCAGTTCTTACTTCTTCTGAGCATACTTGGTTGTTCAAGCTAATGCAACCTATGAAGGTGAGTCTTCTCAATTTTCTAATTTGTGGCAACTGTGATTCTGAAATTTGGCTAGTCCATGTGTTTGTGTGTAGTATTTTGCTGCTGACTTATGTTACGTTGTCGTGATTCAGGCTCTTCTTCAAGTGAAAGAGACTCTGCAGAAAGATTTGGGAAGAGAACCAAATAAGGGTGAACTAGCTGAGGCGACAAGTATGAGTGTGGTTCAAGTGAAAAAACACTTGGAGGTTGGTCGAGCTGCAAGAAACAAACTCATCAAGGTATGTAATACTTAATTTGCTTACGTATTGGTTTTACTAATTTGGCTTGAAATGTGAAAAAGAGAAACTAACTGGTGATTGTTATTTTCACCTATTGCAGCATAATCTCCGGCTTGTGTTATTTGTCATTAACAAATACTTTCAAGACTTTGCAAAtggtccaaaatttcaagaccTTTGTCAGGCAGGAGTGAAGGGACTTATCACGGCAATTGATCGCTTTGAACCACAAAGAAGATTCCGGCTTTCCACATATGGTCTTTTCTGGATCAGGCATGCCATCATACGTTCCATGACACTATCAAGCTTTACTCGTGTCTCCTTTGGCCTTGAGTCTGTAAGCTCTCTTGCTCCTTAAGTCCCTAAGCTATGTTACTGACATTTTTGTTCACAGTAGCATAGTGGTTGATATGAGTCCCTTGATAGTAATTGTAATGAGAAATATGTAGTAACATGCACCTGGTCTTTTATGCAGGTTAGGGCGGAAATCCAGAAAGCCAAGCTTGAAATGTTGGTTCAGCTTAAAAGAATGCCAACAGAGGACGAGATAATTGAAAAGGTTGGAATTTCCCCTGAGAGGTATCATGAAGTAATGAGGGCCTCAAAACCtgtcttctctcttcattcaaGGCATTCAGTCACACAAGAGGAAT
Protein-coding regions in this window:
- the LOC133714759 gene encoding RNA polymerase sigma factor sigE, chloroplastic/mitochondrial, whose product is MGVVTVSSSVSRTPLGLSPKLASSQRSTLRKPLIVAFRTDKSNKNALVAPQEKVPLPIETRKKVQKLGKTRKLPESVKAALIEEAPTCNLELDYNEAAAKLENLYKRSPETEASDLENVDGLMIKRSRKRRKKISEVDDKVEKTKSDDIVVGSRTKKAKRLSLDKRVALKWNKDEKVAAPVVRKRKDRKSENQMIEELVREYSASTDLVSFDWKKMRIPPVLTSSEHTWLFKLMQPMKALLQVKETLQKDLGREPNKGELAEATSMSVVQVKKHLEVGRAARNKLIKHNLRLVLFVINKYFQDFANGPKFQDLCQAGVKGLITAIDRFEPQRRFRLSTYGLFWIRHAIIRSMTLSSFTRVSFGLESVRAEIQKAKLEMLVQLKRMPTEDEIIEKVGISPERYHEVMRASKPVFSLHSRHSVTQEEFINAITDVDGVEGDNRRKPALLRLAIDDVLDSLKPKESLVIRQRYGLDGKGDRTLGEIAGNLNISREMVRKHEVKALMKLKHPARVDYLRRYIV